The Candidatus Roseilinea sp. sequence GTCACGGCTGCGTTGCTCATGGGAGTGACGCTCATCGCCGCTTCACTATTACGCCCCAAGAAGCCCAGCAAAGCGAAGCTCGAGACGTATGAGTGCGGCATGCAGACGGTCGGCGATACCTGGGTGCAGTTCCGCGTGCAGTACTACGTGATCGCTTTGGTGTTTGTGCTGTTCGACATCGAGGCGATCCTGCTCTTCCCGATCGCTGTGGCGTTTAACTCGCTGACGTTCTTCGCCGTCGCCAACGTCATCCTTTTCATCGTCGTGCTGCTGATCGCGCTGCTATATGCCTGGCGCAAAGGCGCGCTGGATTGGGAATAGGAAGAGGAGCACATATCGTGGGGCAGCCCAACCGGCTGCCGGCTGCTGAGACCTGGTTCTATGGACTTGATCAACGATCTGCTCAAGATTATTGGCGAC is a genomic window containing:
- the nuoA gene encoding NADH-quinone oxidoreductase subunit A, with the protein product MRTDFAFVGVMLVTAALLMGVTLIAASLLRPKKPSKAKLETYECGMQTVGDTWVQFRVQYYVIALVFVLFDIEAILLFPIAVAFNSLTFFAVANVILFIVVLLIALLYAWRKGALDWE